A window of the Deinococcus gobiensis I-0 genome harbors these coding sequences:
- the kdpB gene encoding potassium-transporting ATPase subunit KdpB, producing the protein MTTAQPPKAPNSIFSSALLLNALRASFVKLDPRAMAKNPVMFVVLVGGVLTAVLTVMNLASGRSWGYELGITLLLLFTVLFANFAEGLAEARGKAQAATLRSAREDTPARRLVNGQEEVVPSTRLAPGDLIVVEAGEMIPGDGEVVEGLASVDESAITGESAPVIREAGTDHSGVTGGTRVLSDRIVVRVTSQPGESFLDRMIALVEGASRQKTPNELALSILLAALTLVFLIVVATLLPLSRFAGAEVNVVTLVALLVCLIPTTIGGLLPAIGIAGMDRALQANVIAKSGKAVEVAGDVDVLLLDKTGTITIGDRQATRFAPLPGVTEVELARLAALASLADPTPEGKSIVALARSQGVTVETPGGAEFVEFTAQTRMSGVDFPAVGGLSSIRKGASDRIARLAAERGGRVPPELQPLVDEVARGGGTPLVVIQNDRLLGVVALSDIVKPGMRERFEQLRRMGLRTVMITGDNPLTAEAIAREAGVDGFLAEATPEDKLRMIREEQQGGKLVAMMGDGTNDAPALAQADVGLAMQSGTQAAKEAANMIDLDSDPTKLIEVVEIGKGLLMTRGALTTFSIANDVAKYFAVLPALFAAQLPALAPLNVMALRSPESAILSAVIFNALVIPALIPVALKGVRYTPGSADALLARNLLIYGLGGVLVPFVGIKLIDLALGVLGF; encoded by the coding sequence ATGACCACTGCCCAGCCCCCCAAAGCGCCGAACAGCATCTTCTCCTCGGCCCTGCTCCTGAACGCCCTGCGCGCGTCTTTCGTCAAGCTCGACCCGCGCGCGATGGCCAAGAATCCCGTGATGTTCGTGGTGCTCGTGGGCGGCGTCCTCACGGCGGTCCTCACGGTCATGAACCTCGCCTCGGGCCGCTCGTGGGGCTACGAACTGGGCATCACGCTGCTGCTGCTGTTCACGGTGCTGTTCGCCAACTTCGCCGAGGGGCTGGCCGAGGCGCGCGGCAAGGCCCAGGCCGCGACCCTGCGCTCGGCCCGCGAGGACACGCCCGCCCGGCGGCTGGTGAATGGCCAGGAAGAGGTGGTGCCCAGCACCCGCCTCGCCCCCGGCGACCTGATCGTGGTCGAGGCCGGCGAGATGATCCCCGGCGACGGCGAAGTGGTGGAAGGCCTGGCCTCGGTGGACGAGAGCGCCATCACCGGCGAGAGCGCGCCGGTGATCCGTGAGGCGGGCACCGACCACAGCGGCGTGACCGGCGGCACGCGGGTGCTGTCCGACCGCATCGTGGTGCGCGTGACCTCGCAGCCCGGCGAGAGCTTCTTGGACCGCATGATCGCGCTGGTCGAAGGCGCGAGCCGCCAGAAGACCCCCAACGAACTGGCCCTGTCCATCCTGCTCGCGGCACTCACGCTGGTGTTCCTGATCGTGGTGGCCACGCTGCTGCCCCTGTCGCGCTTTGCCGGGGCCGAGGTGAATGTGGTGACGCTCGTGGCGCTGCTCGTATGCCTGATCCCGACGACCATCGGCGGCCTGCTGCCCGCCATCGGCATCGCGGGAATGGACCGGGCCCTCCAGGCCAACGTGATCGCCAAGAGCGGCAAGGCGGTCGAGGTCGCGGGCGACGTGGACGTGCTGCTGCTCGACAAGACCGGCACCATCACCATCGGGGACCGGCAGGCGACCCGATTCGCGCCGCTGCCCGGCGTGACCGAGGTCGAACTGGCGCGCCTGGCCGCCCTCGCCTCGCTGGCCGACCCGACGCCCGAAGGCAAGAGCATCGTGGCGCTGGCCCGCAGCCAGGGCGTGACCGTAGAGACGCCGGGCGGCGCGGAGTTCGTGGAATTCACCGCCCAGACCCGCATGAGCGGCGTGGACTTCCCGGCCGTGGGCGGCCTGTCGAGCATCCGCAAGGGCGCGTCCGACCGCATCGCCCGCCTCGCCGCCGAGCGCGGGGGCCGCGTGCCGCCCGAGCTTCAGCCGCTGGTGGACGAGGTGGCGCGCGGGGGCGGCACGCCGCTGGTCGTCATCCAGAACGACCGCCTGCTGGGCGTGGTGGCGCTGTCCGACATCGTGAAGCCGGGAATGCGCGAACGTTTCGAGCAGCTGCGCCGCATGGGCCTGCGCACGGTGATGATCACCGGGGACAACCCCCTGACCGCCGAGGCGATCGCCCGCGAGGCCGGCGTGGACGGTTTCCTGGCCGAGGCGACCCCCGAGGACAAGCTGCGCATGATCCGCGAGGAGCAGCAGGGCGGCAAGCTGGTCGCCATGATGGGCGACGGCACCAACGACGCCCCGGCCCTGGCCCAGGCCGACGTGGGGCTGGCGATGCAGAGCGGCACCCAGGCCGCCAAGGAAGCCGCCAACATGATCGACCTCGATTCGGACCCCACCAAGCTCATCGAGGTCGTCGAGATCGGCAAGGGCCTCCTCATGACGCGCGGCGCGCTGACGACCTTCTCCATCGCCAACGACGTGGCGAAGTATTTCGCGGTGCTGCCCGCGCTGTTCGCCGCGCAGCTCCCGGCGCTCGCGCCCCTGAACGTGATGGCCCTGCGCAGCCCCGAAAGCGCCATCCTCTCGGCCGTCATCTTCAACGCGCTCGTCATTCCGGCCCTGATTCCGGTGGCCCTCAAGGGCGTGCGCTACACCCCCGGCAGCGCCGACGCCCTGCTGGCCCGCAACCTGCTCATCTACGGCCTGGGCGGCGTCCTCGTGCCCTTCGTCGGCATCAAACTCATCGACCTGGCGCTCGGCGTGCTGGGCTTCTGA